A stretch of DNA from Flavobacteriaceae bacterium MAR_2009_75:
ATAAGTGAGCTCGCCGTTTATTAAAAATTTATCTCCTTCTATGGTCACCGTAGTTTTTCTAGACTTTTTTTCAGGAACTGTAGTGCCCATTAAACTAACAGGTGTTACAAATAATAGAATCATCGTGAATGTCAAATAATTTTTCATAAGCCGTTTCAATCGTTATTTTTCAATACCTATTTTCAATATACCGGTAATCAATAAAAAATAATAAAACAAATATTTGCACTAAATGAAAATTTGATACTGTATATCAATATTTATTAAATATTTAAGCAATACTAGCTAATTAAACCTATAAAACAAACAAACTTGAAGATTATTTTGAGCAAATTTTTGCTCATCTAAAACATATAGCACCTTCATAGGTAGCTTCTAGATTACCATCAGTTTGAATTGCCCTATATCACATTTGACCATATTCAGCACGACAACCCCAAGTCGTTTTCGTTTACATCAAAATCAATTTAAAGCCATTACCCAATTGTTCATTGGCTTTTAACGAATGGATGACAGGCAAGCACAGATGAATTGCAGAAAAAGAGAGATCGATTCACTGCGACATACGAAGAATTTAAACTATACTTTATTTCTATTGGTAGAATTACGAATTACAATACTTGATTTAAGCACCTTTCGGGTAATCTTTTTATCAAAGTTTTCAATTCGATCAATAATTAATTTCGCGGATTCCACCCCCATTTCATATCCGGGCTGGTCAATACTTGTCATACTGGGCTCTAACAATTCACCAACAGGCTCATTATTAATTCCGATTATTGCAAGCTCTTCAGGCATTTTCAACCCGCGTTCTTTAGCCGCCAACATTACCCCTATAGCCACTTGATCACTAAAGGCCAAAATTCCATCAGGGTGTTCTGGGGAATAAAGTAATTTTCTTGCCGCATTCAAATTGCCCTCTCTTGAAAAATCAGAATTTTCAATAAATTTTTCATTTATAGAAACACCCTCATCGACCAGAGCTTTTTTATAGCCCAAAAGACGCGTATTACTAATCTGAAGGATGTTCGGACCCCCTATAAATCCGATTTTTTGGCAACCCACTTCGATCAGATGCCGAGTAGCATCGTAAGCCGCCTTGAAATTGTCAATGATAACTTTGTCGGAATCAACCTCATCGCAGAGCCTATTGAAAAAAACCAACGGTACTTTAGCTTTTCTCAATTCAAGAAAATGGTCAAATTCTTTGGTTTCACCAGCTAAAGAAACAATAAGGCCGGCCACCCCCATATCCTTTAACTCCTTAACCAAAATTCGCTCCCTTTCAAAAGATTCGTTGGACTGACAAATAATAATTTGCATATCATGTTTCTGAAGAACACTTTCTATGCCCGAAATGGCCATTGCGTAAAGATGGTATTTTATACTTGGCACAATCACACCGACCGCATTTATCTTCTTCGCAAGAAAAGGGTCTACATGCCTAGTCTGGAAGTAATTGTATTCACGCGCCAGCTCCAGAACCTTATCCCTTGTTTTTTTACTAATGCGAGAATTACCTTGAAGCGCCCTAGAAACGGTAGAAATCGAAACGTTAAGTTCGGCCGCAATATCTTTTAAAGTAGTCTGATTCTTCAATGTATCAAAAATCTATTGAACAAATATAGCCTAAAATTTAGGCAAAAATATTTCCAAGAAAATCAGCATAAAGATATAGTAGTTCGAATTAATCGCTTTTCAGATCATCACCCAATGCTAATATTTCAAACAATTCAACATTCCTAAAACTTTTAAGCAACGGTTAACTTCATTTAACAAACAAGTAATTTTTTACAAAAACACCAGTAATTACTTCACTTGAAAAGAATTCATTTGTAAAAACCACTCATTTTGAGCAAAATTTTGCTCAAAATTTAATCTTAATAATTGTTTTATTAAAAATAATTATATACTATTGATGTGATATTGATAATATTAATACATAATCAAGTAAATATAATAATTATGCAATTTTTTGCTCAATAGTAAATAGACACCTATACCTTTAATAATTGTAGTACTAATTGCCTTACATCACTGCTTCAACAGCACATACGTATGACTACTATTCAAACTAAAGCCATATAAAAATCAATCAAACTTTATTTTATGAAGAAGCAAAAACTTAAATACACCTCTAGATCAAAGGGGATTTTTTGGGGCATGATTTTGATATTAATGGTCTCATTTAACTCATTCGCCCAATCGACCGTGACCGGAAGCATCGTAGACGAAGCAGGAGTAGGCTTACCCGGAGCGACTATAATTGTCGAGGGAACCACCCAAGGTACTACTGCCGATTTTGATGGCAACTACTCGATTACCGTTCCCGAAGGAGCAACTCGCTTAAGGTTTAGTTACGTTGGCTATCTAGCGCAAACGATTGAAATTTCAGGTAGATCGACTATTGATGTCGCCATGGACCCCGATGCTTCAGAACTTGCCGAGGTGGTAATCGTAGGATATGGCACCCAATTAGAATCTGAAGTAACGGGAAGCATTGGCAAAGCAGATACTGAAGACATGGCAAGGGTCTCGACCCCAACGGTCAGTCAAGCACTACAAGGTCGGGTTGCGGGCGTCTTCATTAAAAACCAAAGTGGTCAGCCCGGCACTAATAAGACTTCTATTAATATTCGCGGTTTCGGCGAACCCCTATATATTGTTGATGGTTTACCAGTCGATGTTTCGGTCTTTTCCGCTTTAAACCCTGATGATATTGAAGAACTTAATATTTTAAAGGATGCAGCATCTGCTGCGGTCTATGGTGCAAGAGCCGGAAACGGTGTAGTACTTGTCACGACAAAGCGGGGTACAACATCTGGGCGCACTCAATTTTCCTATAGGGGAGACACAGGCTTTCAAGCCCTTACATATTTACCCGATGCGGTCGATACGTGGGAATACATGGCCCTTTGGAACATTCGGGCAATTGATAGAGGTGAAGACTTACGTTGGTCACCCGAAACAGTAGCCGACTACAGGGCCAATCAAGGTTTAGATGACGAAAATTTTCCGAATGTAGATATGTTCGAGTTAATCTCACTGAACGCTTCACCTATGTCAACTCATGATTTGTCCGTTAGGGGTGGCACAACAAACGTACGCTACTTTATTTCCGGAAACCTCTTCGACCAAAACGGTCTCGAGAAAAATGTTTTTGGAGGTACAGACACTAGATTTAAGCGCTATCAGGTTCGCGGAAATCTAGATGTGAGCGTTACCGAGAAATTCGATTTCAACCTAGATATGAGTTATAACCTTCAAGATTTTTTCGGGCCTAGAAACCAGTTTGAAGGTACAGATTGGTCGCAAGGGCAGGGTATTTTTGCCCGTAGTGGTCGTTGGAGGCCATTTTTTTCAATAGTTGAATTACCTGGAGGGCATCTTGATTTTCCTCGAGGCGCCCCTGAGGGTCAAACTGTAAACCCATTGAATTTGGCCAGCGCCGAAATAGGTGGCTCTCAAGAGTTTCAAAGACAATTTGTCGATGTGAAATTAGGAGCAAAATATCAACTTATTCCCGGTTTAAGTACTCGTGCCGTTTTAAACTATCAGAGCACCAATTTGCAACAAAAACTATTTCAAAAAAGAGCACCTGAATATCGCTATAATGCCGATACGCAAGAACATGAATTTGTTCGCGCACTTAATGCCGATACACGGGTTAGAAAACAAAATTCGCAAACTTCTAATTTGAATTTCCAGTATTTCTTAGAAGGCAATCACTCATTTGGTGAAAAACACACCTTAAAAACCATGTATGTGTTCGAATATATTCAGCAAGATTTCGAAAGTTTTGAGGCAAGTAGAATTCTATACGAGTTTCCGATTTCACAGTTAACCGCTGGGCCACCAGACCAGCAGTTTAACGATGATGCTATAGACAGAAATAAAAGAATGGGGCACGTCGGAAGAATCTCATACAATTATGATGACACCTATTCCCTAGAGGTAAGTGCGAGATATGACGGATCTATAAGGTTTCCAAAAGATTCACGCTGGGGTCTTTTTCCATCAATTTCCGGAGCATGGAATATATCTGAAGAATCGTGGTTCGAAAATATTGATTGGGTAAGAACCTTAAAACTGAGAGCATCGTATGGGCGACTAGGTTTCGACGGTGCAGGTAACTTTCAAGATCTAAACACATATTCTTTTAATGAGTTTTATATCTACGGAGGGAATAATATTAGAACCTCGATCATTAACGACGGACTACCCAACCCCCAAATTACCTGGGAAAAAATGGATATTGTTAATCTTGGGCTGGATGCAAACTTGTTCGATGGAAAATTAGAAGGGTCTGTAGACGTCTACAAGAGAAATCGATTTGATGTTCTAGGGCAACGAATACTAGAAGTGCCCCCCGTTGTAGGTGCCGAACTACCACTGCAGAATTTTCAAGAATTTGAAAACAAAGGAATTGAATTCAGCCTACGCCATAATAATAGAGTCAATGAAAATTGGAATTATTCAATTGGTGGAAATATCGGAATTAACGAAGAAACTATAGTTCATACAGACGAAGTCGATTTTATCAATAAAGAAGCCGAAAGACGTGAAAAGCAAATTGGTCAGCGAACCAGAACCGGTGATAGGGGCAATGGTGTGGACGAAACTCCTATTGAAGTATTTTACTATGAAACCGACGGACTGTTCACTTCACAAGAAGAAATTGATAATTGGGCAGATATCGATGGTAATGGCAACCGTTCTCTTCAAATAGGAGATGTCAAACCTATAGACCGAAATGGTGACGGTAGAATTACCGATGCCGATAAGTATGTAGCCACTTCAGGCACGAACCCGAGGTTGACTTTTGGTTTTCAGACCCGCGTCGCATGGAAAGGTTTTGAACTATCTTCCTTTTGGCAGGGCGCTTCTCTTTTCGGCTGGAATTTAGATTGGAGTGAATTCGAAGGCCCTTTTCCTTCAAATGGTGTTGCCTTGCAAAAAGATATAAAAGATGCCTACATACCAGAAAATCAATTTGGCCTACCAACAGTTAGCGCTAGCGAAGCAAGATGGCCGAGAGCGTCGGGCATAGTAAATAGCGAATACGACACCTATTTGATAGACGGAACGTATTTACGGCTAAAACAGTTGCAATTGAGTTATAATTTCTCCCCTGACCTGTTGCAACGCCTGGGGCTAACCAATCTAAAATTGTATGCAGGGGGCACCAATATTCTGACGTTTTCAGATCTAGATTTTCTAGACCCCGAAATCGATGAAGATCCTGCACAATTTTTCGGAAACTATCATCCGCAAACGCGTGTATATAATATTGGTGTTCAACTTGGTTTCTAAAACGAAATTATGGCAGCAAAGACAATAATTTTCTTGACTATGAAAAACATAAAGAAATTGAACAAACTTATCGCACGGTTCGTAATTATACTCTCAGTTATAATTGCCTCCTGTAGTTTAGACGAAACCCCTAGAGATAGGGTTAGTGGTGATGTAGTATTTACAGATGAGGCTTTTGCTTCTGCACTGGCCACTGATTTGTATCGACAATTTCCATTTAACGGATTTAACAACTTTGACATTTCTCTAGGGCACCATGATTTGGGCACAGAGCGTGGCGGCAATTTTACGGATTGTTATACCCACGGAGGTATGAATCAAAATAATGACTGCAATGGGCTATGGAACTATTCATATATCAGAGATATGAATGTCTATCTCGACAATTTGGCAACTTCTGACCTATCCGATGAGTTCAAACAGAGGCTTGAAGGTGAGATAAGGGTAATGAGAGCGGCAGTCTACTTCAAGATGCAAAAGAGGTACGGCGGGGTTCCATTGATAGATGTTGTTTTAGACCCTTTTGAAGATGTACCTGATCAGTACCGAGAAAGAAGCACGGAAGAAGCAATAGCTGATTTCGTCGATAGTGAATTATCGGCAGGGGCGGCTTTGCTGGCAGATGTTGATGACCCCGGTGAAACAGGTCGCTTCAATCAGTGGACCGCACTAGCCTATAAAGCTAGGGCCAATCTTCATGCAGCTTCAATTGCCGATTTCGGAACCTTGTCAAGCAACGGATTAACTGGTATACCAGCCTCCAGAGCCGATGAATATTACGCCAAAGCAAGAGATGCTGCTGTGGCCGTCATCAGTTCAGCTCAATATAGCTTGATTTCAGGAGGTGCACCAGAGCAAGCCTATCGGAGTATTTTCATCGATGATTCCAATCCAGAGATAATCTTCGAAAGAATATATAATGGAGTTCAGATCAATCATGCCTTCGCTCATCAAAATCAACCAACACCATTTTCTGAAGGACAGGGCTCTCAATTGAACCCCACTTTAGGCCTTATCAATCAATACGAAAATTTAGACGGTACCCTGAGCGTACCGGATTTTGGCGAGGCAAACCTGTATGATGATGGTCGGGCCCCTTGGGCAAATAAAGACCCGAGAGTATTTGCATCTTACTTATTTGAAGGTGATGATTACGCAGGCCTTACCGTAGAGTTGTACGAGGGAATCGACCCTACAGCAGGGGCTCCGAATCCTGACAACATAGTTTCAGAAGTTGGCGTTCAGGTCAACGGAAAGAACTCGGTAGGTGGGGCAAGTCGAAGACAGGCCAATCAATTCTTCCCGTCCACTGGGTTTCTCTTGCACAAATATGTGGCCCCCACCCCATTGATCCCTGACGACACAGAGTCATATAACTGGAAAGAATTGCGATTGGGTGAAATGTACTTGATAGCTGCGGAAAGTGAGTTTGAATTAGAAAATTTGACGGAAGCCGCGAAATGGCTGAACTTCACTCGTAATAGGGTCGGCCTGCTAAATATTGAAGATACGGCAGATGGCCTAACTCGCGAACGCTTGAGATTAGAAAGAACAAGTGAATTAGTTTATGAGGGGCATAGATGGTACGACATAAGAAGGTGGAGAACTGCCCTCGACTTATTGAACGGGCAAACTGTACAAGGCCTTAGGGTCATTTATTATGATGCGACCGATCAATTTTATTTCCTTCAAATCGATAGCGAAAGGGTTCAACGTGTATTTCGGCCAGAACATTATTACAATCCGATAACCAATAGCAGAATCGCGGCTCAGGGCGAATTAATAGAAAACCCGGGATACTAAAAGTAATGTGACCTCCAAGTTCATGTTCTATTTAAAACAATAAATATGAAAATAATACTAATGAAATCAACAGCTATAATTAAAAAGGCGAATCTGGTTTTGATATTAATGGCACTAGGTGTTACAGTATTATCAGGTTGTTCAGAAGAAATCAAAGATTTCGGTTTCGACGGCAAAATACAAGGATCGGTTCTTGATCAAAATGGAAATGTGGTCGCAGGTGATGCATCTAACGCCGAGTTGACTGTTTTTATCTTAGGAGCTGAAGATCGGGTTCCTTTAGAATTAAGAGTTAACAACGACGGCACATATGCAAACCTGCATTTATTCCCACAATCATACTCCCTATGGATCGAAGGACCTGTTGTCGGCCCTTCTGAAAGCAACCCCATAAATGTTGATTTGAATGGGGGTCTTGTTGAAAATGATATTACAGTTACGCCCTTTTTGGTAATAGACCAACCCACAGCAACAATTTCTGACAACACAATTTCAATCAACTACAATATCAGTCCTAGTTCAGGCCATATGGTCGATGAAATTAAAATTTTGGTCAGTACGGTCAAAAAAGTAGGTGTCGACACGGGCAACGGTCCGCGATGGCAAACTCGCGAAGAGAATCCCGTTGACAATTCTGGAACGCAAACGGTAGAATTAGATGAAGAGCTTTTGAACGCAGCCGCAGAAGGAGGCAATGGAGAGTTGACAATTCGCGTTGCAGCAAAGTCTGATCAGACAACGGCATGGAATCTGAGCCTGCCATTGGTCATTGCTCTTTAACCTTGAAATGACCAATGAATAAACTTAGTGAAGAAAGGCTTTCTCAGGTTCTTTGTTTTACATCAACAAATTAAACTTTATGCGAATTCAAAATTTCTTGCGGGCCGGATTATTGCTGATTTCATGTATTCTTATACTTGCCTATACCGTAAAAAATGATACTGGGTCTAACGACCCAAACTCGAAAAAGTCAACGATAGATAAAGATTTTATCACTTTACCGGCAGACACTACGGTGATAGAATTAAAAACCGAAGGAATAAAACTTAGCTATTCAGAATCAGAAATACATGCAAGGGCAGGTGATATTTTACTCATTCGTTACTCAAATGAAAGTGATATGAGCCATAACATTGTTTTTGTCAATAAAGAAGAAGACATACGGCCGGTTGGCATGGCGGCTCTTCAAGCAGCAACCACCGATTGGATTCCGGAAAACGAAATGAAACGTATCATCGCGTATAGCTCGCTTGTATACTCAGGTGAAACGGTAGAATTGTGTTTTAAAGTGCCCCCTCCGGGTACTTACCCTTATATCTGCACCTATTCGGCACATTGGACACAAATGCAAGGTAAGTTGATTTCAACCGAATAATACCTACAATTATTATAAACCACTTAATTAAAAATTATTATGAACATATTATTGAACTACTCAACGCCCATAATAAGATGCTTAGTTAAGGGCGCTTTTCTCTTTTTTATATTTGTTGGCATACCGGTCGAAAGTTCGGCACAAGGCAGTAAGAAAGATATTAAATTTAGAACCCACATAGTCGACAATTCACTTGTCGGTAGTGCATTTTCCAACACTGGTCTTGCAGATATGGATGGCGACGGGCAACTTGATTATATCATGAGCTCTCGTAACACTGATAAGATATATGTTTACAAATTTCATAAACCAGGCCATTGGTCTAAATATATTGTTGGGGAGGATCCCCCGACAGATGCCGGGGGAACGGTGATGGATGTAGACGGTGATGGTTTAATCGACTATGTTGTGGGTGCTGCTTGGTACAAGAATTCAGGAGACCTCAACACCCCTTTCGAACGAATTATTTTTGATGAATCAATCGTGAATGGGGCCATTCATGATCAAATTGTTTCAGATATAAATGGAGATGGAAAGTTAGATGTGATCACCATGTCAGACAAGAACAATCTACGTTGGTATAATATTCCAAAAAATCCTAGGGATACATGGGTCAAAACTGATATCGGCACCCCGGTTCATGGTGGGGTAGCACCTAAAGGATATGGTGATCTTGATGGTGATGGTGATCTTGATGTAGTTCGAACCGATGTTTGGTTCGAAAATACAGATGGAAAGGCCACAAAATGGAAACAACATCCATTGGGTCCGTTCATGCCACTTCCAGAGGGCGAACCAGGTTATGCCGCAAATGCTGCGAGATCTTGGGTTGAAGACATGAATCAAGATGGTAGAATGGATGTCGTACAAACAGTGGAAGAAATGCGAGGCGGAAGAGTTTGGTGGATGGAAAATCTTGGCGCCGATAAAAAAGGTGTTATTCAATGGCACCGCCATGAAATAGCTGGTTGGGATCGAATAATGGGCGGACTTCATTCACTGGGGGTAGCAGATTTTACCGGAGACGGAAAACCAGATGTGATATCTGCCGAACAAGACTGGCAACGAGCTAGACCAGGGGCAAACGGAGAAGAAAATCCACGTTACTTTCTATGGGAAAATCTAGGGGTTGGGCCTTCTTGGTCAAACAATCCAACGGTAGAATGGAAAGAACATGTAATTGCCGATGAGAATCTTGGTGGTCATGAAATTGTATTCGGAGATGTCACAGGTAACGGTCTGCTTGATATAGTGGGTAAACCATGGAGCCCATCTGACAATAACGCCTTCGGCGGCAAAGCTTTTGTCATTTTTCTAGAAAATAAATCTAATCTTGATTAATAGCTATAAACCTTATCGGTTAGACCGTTTAACTCAAGCAACAAACCCAATATTATAAATGAAGGTTATCTCGCAATACAGCAAACATTTTTTTAGTCTATTATTATTTCGCCCTGTATTGGCTATAATGGTTGGTCTAGGCCTAATTGTCTCGACACAAGCACAGGTTGAGCCCGCGGAAACGCCCGACAATATGAATGCCATGAACCATGGCCCATTTGTTTCTTCATCTATAGCCTACGACCCAGTTACCACCAATAGTATTTCCGTTAATAAGGGTATTGCCGTAAAATTGGGTGATAACAATCAAGCCGTAATGGTCTTTGATACAGATTTACTGCGTGTATCTAGCGCTTGGACGGGTGGTTTTCTTCATTGGAATATGGACGAAAGAAATGGACTTGAAGACTGGCCCACTCCTAACGGATTTAGCCACTTTAAGACTGGCAAGGCCATTGGGTGGTCTCTTGATGAGAATTTCGATGACCCTAGAACATGGCCATACGGCCCACTGCCTGAAAAGGAAGGTCGTTATAACGGTCTTTACCTACAGGGAGAAAAAGTTCTCTTTTCATACACAATCAACGAAAGTCAAATTCTAGAGACTTTTGGTTTTGAACAAGTTGAATCTAAAGATGTATTTACAAGAACATTTAATCTGAGTGCATCAGAACAGAAATTGTCATTACGGTTACTTCAGGCCCCTGATAATGCCAGTATTGAAATAAAGACTATCTCCGATTCAAAACAGTACGCCATAATCAACATGGGCAATAAAACTCGCGTTGTTAGTTTGCAAGGTGCTCTGGGTGAAGTAAAGTGGAGAGTAAAAAAGCGCCATCTAATTCTTGATCTTCCTGCTCAAACAAAACAAGTTAATTTTAAGCTCGCTATAGGTCCCCTTGCGGGCAATGAAGAGAAGTATATGGCCGATTATCTCGAGCAAGCTCCAGATCTATCGGATATTTCCAATTTAAAAAAACCGGGGAAAAATCAATGGGAAACCATTAAAACGGAAGCCATTATGGGCAAAGAAGAGGGGGCTTTCGCAATAGACGAGCTTACGCTTCCCGTACCAAACCCATGGAATTCATATATACGCCTAACAGATATTGACTTTTTTCAAGATGGGCGCGCCGTTGTTACCTCTATAAGTGGTGATGTATGGCTGGTCGATGGTATTAAAGACAACCTCAACACACTAAGCTGGCAGCGATATGCTACCGGGCTTTTTCAACCACTTGGGGTAAAGGTAGTCGACGGCCAGGTTTATGTAACAGGTCGCGACCAAATTACCCGTTTGCACGATTTTAATGAAGATGGTCATGCAGATTTTTATGAAAGCTTCAATAATGAGTTCATGGCATCCACTAATTTTCATGCCTTTACCATGAATCTAGAGACAGACTCAAAGGGAAATTTTTATTTTGCCAAATCCACTCCATGGCCACCATACGACCGAGGCAAAGGTTTACCCAGAAATGAAGAAATTACACCACACCAAGGGGTGCTTTTTAAACTATCATCGGACGGTAAAAAACTTGAAACCGTTGCCAGAGGGCTACGAAATCCAAATGGATTGTCTATAGGCCCTAACGACGAGATGGTATATGCCGACAACGAAGGCAATTGGGTACCTACCAGTAAAGTACATAGAATAAAGCTAGGTGAATTTCATGGCTTTATTCCATCGGCACATCAGCCAGAAAAACCAAAGTCATTTGTTCCCACGTTGGCTTGGGTGCCCCACCATATAGATAATTCACCCTCGCAACCTATATTCATTAACAGTAATCGATGGCCGAAAGAACTGCAGAATAATTTTATACTGCCTTCATATGGTCGCGCCAGTGTTTCTTTGATCTTAAAAGAAGAAATTGATAGCATATGGCAAGGTACCCATGTACCACTGCCCTATATGTTCAAGGCCGGGCTAGAACGCGGGCATTTTCATACAGATGGCCATCTATACCTCACAGGAATGACCAGCTGGCAATGTATAGGAGAAGATTGGGGTGCTCTTCAGCGTATGAGATATACCGGAAAAAACCTAAATGTATTGGTTGCCCTTAACACCAAGGCAGGGGGTCTAGAATTGCGATTCACTCAAAAGCTTGATTCCAAAACCGCTACAAATATCGACAACTATAAACTACAAAAATGGACTTACCCATGGACTAGGCAATATGGTACAAGAGGAAAACTATATTCGATAGATAAACCTGGAAAAACCAAGCCCGATCAAGTAAATATTCAATCTGTGCGGTTATCGTCCGATAAAAAATCGGTATTTCTTGAAATACCGTCTTTGAAACCCGGTATGGTAGACACATCTATCGGCCAACTCGATGAGTTACCTGAAATGATAGATGCCTCATTGGGTTTGGTAATGTCGATAGACTATAAGATTACTACTAGTAAAGGAGTAGAATTAAGTCAGGTAGTACATAAAACCATTCACAGGGTATCTGCTGAAAAATTTGAATAATATAATACTAACGTTAATTCTTAATAATCAACAAACAATCTATGTCAATGAGAAAATTAATATTACCGATGTCATTAGTAATGGCCTTTCTGTTCGGAATGGAAAATTTAATTGCTCAGTCTAACGGCTCAGTTGATGGTGAGTTAAAAAAATGGCATCCGATAACCATTACATTTGATGGTCCCGAAGTAAGTGAAACCGATGCCTATAATCCATTTTTGGGCTTTAGATTGAATGTTACGTTCAGGCATGAAAGTGGTAGATCGACCTATGTGGTACCCGGTTATTTTGCCGCCGATGGTAATGCCGCCGAGACGAGTGCCACTAAGGGGAACAAATGGCGCGTTCACTTTACGCCGAACAGAACTGGAATTTGGAACTATACCATCTCTTTTCGCAAAGGAGAGGATATTGCAGTCAATTTAAGTTCTACGGCCGGCGAGCCACTAGCCTTAGATGGAACCACAGGATCAATTAACATTTCTGATACTGATAAAAGTGGAAGAGATCACAGAGGCAAAGGAGTGCTTCGATATGTCGGTGAAAATTTTCTACGCTTTGACAATGGCGAATGGTTTATGAAAGGTGGAGCAGATGCACCTGAAACTCTTTTGGCCTATCACGATTTTGACGGAACCTATCTACAGACGGAACCCTCTAAACATTCTTACGATGATGAACTTTTGTGGGGCAGTTCTCAGCACAAAGATCACCGAGGTGCTTTTGCCATAAAGAAAATGGAAGCACATATCAAAGACTGGAAAAATGGAGATCCAATATGGCAAGGCAATAAGGGTAAAGGTTTGATCGGTGGCTTGAATTACCTTTCGAACAAAGGAATGAACGCCTTTTCATTTCTTACCATGACCGCAGGTGGCGATGGCAAAAATGTTTGGCCTTGGATCAATCATAAAGAGCATACGCGTTATGATGTATCGAAATTGGCCCAATGGGAAATAGTCTTTTCCCATGCCGATAAAAAAGGTTTGTTTATTCATTTCAAGACCCATGAAACCGAAAATGACCAATTATTAGATGGAGGTTCTCTGGGGCCGGCGCGTAAATTATACTATCGTGAACTCGTGGCACGTTTTGCACATCACCATGCACTGAACTGGAACCTCGCAGAAGAACACGACCTGTTTCAAGAATTACAAGATACAGAAATGAATCTGGCCAAGGCAGATGCAAAATATATTCATGCGGTCGACCCATACCACCACCCGGTAGTCATACACACCTATCCTAACCGATATAAAGAGACTTATAGCAAATTAGAAGGCTTCGAATATATGGAAGGTGCCTCTGTACAAACTTCAAACATGCGGCCTTGGGATAACTTCGACAGAATAAATACGCTAGTAGAAAATGCGAACGAATCTGGCAGAAAGTGGGTTATTTCTCTTGATGAACCGGGCAGTGCCGGCGTGGGGGTCAGTACCGATGACTGGGATGATAACTTTAATCAAGATGATGCACGAACAGTTTATTGGGCCACGATTGCGGCAGGTGGTGCAGGCATTGAATGGTATTTTGGTTATAGGGAAGAACAAAACGATATTGTTATGGAAGATTGGCGAAGTCGAGACGCCCTTTGGGATTATACGCATTATGCCA
This window harbors:
- a CDS encoding LacI family transcriptional regulator, giving the protein MKNQTTLKDIAAELNVSISTVSRALQGNSRISKKTRDKVLELAREYNYFQTRHVDPFLAKKINAVGVIVPSIKYHLYAMAISGIESVLQKHDMQIIICQSNESFERERILVKELKDMGVAGLIVSLAGETKEFDHFLELRKAKVPLVFFNRLCDEVDSDKVIIDNFKAAYDATRHLIEVGCQKIGFIGGPNILQISNTRLLGYKKALVDEGVSINEKFIENSDFSREGNLNAARKLLYSPEHPDGILAFSDQVAIGVMLAAKERGLKMPEELAIIGINNEPVGELLEPSMTSIDQPGYEMGVESAKLIIDRIENFDKKITRKVLKSSIVIRNSTNRNKV
- a CDS encoding TonB-linked SusC/RagA family outer membrane protein; the encoded protein is MKKQKLKYTSRSKGIFWGMILILMVSFNSFAQSTVTGSIVDEAGVGLPGATIIVEGTTQGTTADFDGNYSITVPEGATRLRFSYVGYLAQTIEISGRSTIDVAMDPDASELAEVVIVGYGTQLESEVTGSIGKADTEDMARVSTPTVSQALQGRVAGVFIKNQSGQPGTNKTSINIRGFGEPLYIVDGLPVDVSVFSALNPDDIEELNILKDAASAAVYGARAGNGVVLVTTKRGTTSGRTQFSYRGDTGFQALTYLPDAVDTWEYMALWNIRAIDRGEDLRWSPETVADYRANQGLDDENFPNVDMFELISLNASPMSTHDLSVRGGTTNVRYFISGNLFDQNGLEKNVFGGTDTRFKRYQVRGNLDVSVTEKFDFNLDMSYNLQDFFGPRNQFEGTDWSQGQGIFARSGRWRPFFSIVELPGGHLDFPRGAPEGQTVNPLNLASAEIGGSQEFQRQFVDVKLGAKYQLIPGLSTRAVLNYQSTNLQQKLFQKRAPEYRYNADTQEHEFVRALNADTRVRKQNSQTSNLNFQYFLEGNHSFGEKHTLKTMYVFEYIQQDFESFEASRILYEFPISQLTAGPPDQQFNDDAIDRNKRMGHVGRISYNYDDTYSLEVSARYDGSIRFPKDSRWGLFPSISGAWNISEESWFENIDWVRTLKLRASYGRLGFDGAGNFQDLNTYSFNEFYIYGGNNIRTSIINDGLPNPQITWEKMDIVNLGLDANLFDGKLEGSVDVYKRNRFDVLGQRILEVPPVVGAELPLQNFQEFENKGIEFSLRHNNRVNENWNYSIGGNIGINEETIVHTDEVDFINKEAERREKQIGQRTRTGDRGNGVDETPIEVFYYETDGLFTSQEEIDNWADIDGNGNRSLQIGDVKPIDRNGDGRITDADKYVATSGTNPRLTFGFQTRVAWKGFELSSFWQGASLFGWNLDWSEFEGPFPSNGVALQKDIKDAYIPENQFGLPTVSASEARWPRASGIVNSEYDTYLIDGTYLRLKQLQLSYNFSPDLLQRLGLTNLKLYAGGTNILTFSDLDFLDPEIDEDPAQFFGNYHPQTRVYNIGVQLGF
- a CDS encoding putative outer membrane starch-binding protein; translated protein: MAAKTIIFLTMKNIKKLNKLIARFVIILSVIIASCSLDETPRDRVSGDVVFTDEAFASALATDLYRQFPFNGFNNFDISLGHHDLGTERGGNFTDCYTHGGMNQNNDCNGLWNYSYIRDMNVYLDNLATSDLSDEFKQRLEGEIRVMRAAVYFKMQKRYGGVPLIDVVLDPFEDVPDQYRERSTEEAIADFVDSELSAGAALLADVDDPGETGRFNQWTALAYKARANLHAASIADFGTLSSNGLTGIPASRADEYYAKARDAAVAVISSAQYSLISGGAPEQAYRSIFIDDSNPEIIFERIYNGVQINHAFAHQNQPTPFSEGQGSQLNPTLGLINQYENLDGTLSVPDFGEANLYDDGRAPWANKDPRVFASYLFEGDDYAGLTVELYEGIDPTAGAPNPDNIVSEVGVQVNGKNSVGGASRRQANQFFPSTGFLLHKYVAPTPLIPDDTESYNWKELRLGEMYLIAAESEFELENLTEAAKWLNFTRNRVGLLNIEDTADGLTRERLRLERTSELVYEGHRWYDIRRWRTALDLLNGQTVQGLRVIYYDATDQFYFLQIDSERVQRVFRPEHYYNPITNSRIAAQGELIENPGY